GTTCGAGGACCGCGGGTGCGAGGTGTGCGGCCTCAGGCGGTCGACGGGCCCGTCACGGTCCACCCCGGGGTCTGCGGATGGGCCCTCAGGTCCTCGTGGCGGACCCGGCCGCCGCAGGCGGAACAGGTGACCTCGGGGGTCAGCTCGTTGCCGCAGACGTGCTCGATCACCATGGGCCGCTCGTCGTCCCGGCGGAGGTGGCGGTCGCCCCACGCCATGAGCGTCATCAGGACCGGCTCCAGTTCGAGCCCCGCGGGCGTGGGCCGGTACTCGAAGCGCTGCGGGCGCTCGCTGTACGCGCGCTTGGTCAGGATGCCGGCGTCGACCAGGCGCCGCAGCCGGCCGGCCAGGATGTCGCGCGGGGCGCCGATGTTGCGCACCAGCTGGTCGAAGCGGCCGTTGCCCAGGCAGGTCTCCCGCAGGACGAGCAGGGAGTACTTCTCGCCGACGAGGGCGAGGGTGTCGGCGATCGAGCAGGGGCGCGGGTCTTTGGGGGAGGCCATGGCCGCGAGTCTAGGGGAGGGTTGGAAAAGTGAACCCTGGTGGGTTGGATTTCCAAACCCTCAGGGCTATGGTGAGTCCAGATTTCCTACTCACCGGTAATCTTCCTGCCCGTGCTCGTCATGGAGGCCCCGCAGATGCGTGACGCAGTCATCGTCGAAGCCGTACGCACCCCGATCGGCAAGGGCAAGCCGAACGGCTCCCTCGCCCACGTCCACCCCGTCGAACTCCTCGCCCACACCCTGCGCAGCCTCGTCGAGCGCTCCGGCGTCGATCCCGCACTGATCGACGACGTCATCGGCGGCACCGTCGACCAGGTCGGCGAACAGGCCATGAACACCACCCGCTACGCGCTGCTCTCGGCGGGCTTCCCGGAAACGGTCCCCGCGACCACCGTCGACCGGCAGTGCGGCTCCTCCCAGCAGGCCGTGCACTTCGCGGCCCAGGGCGTCATCTCCGGCGCCTACGACCTCGTCGTCGCCTGCGGTGTCGAGTCGATGAGCCGCGTCCCGATGTGGTCCAACGTGCCGGCGGGCAAGGACCCCTTCGGCCCCGGCGTCGCCGAGCGCTACCCGGAGGGACTCGTCCCGCAGGGCATCAGCTCCGAGCTCATCGCCGCCAAGTGGTCGATCACGCGGGAGCAGATG
This Streptomyces sp. NBC_00377 DNA region includes the following protein-coding sequences:
- a CDS encoding winged helix-turn-helix transcriptional regulator, whose product is MASPKDPRPCSIADTLALVGEKYSLLVLRETCLGNGRFDQLVRNIGAPRDILAGRLRRLVDAGILTKRAYSERPQRFEYRPTPAGLELEPVLMTLMAWGDRHLRRDDERPMVIEHVCGNELTPEVTCSACGGRVRHEDLRAHPQTPGWTVTGPSTA